In Candidatus Angelobacter sp., one DNA window encodes the following:
- the gcvP gene encoding aminomethyl-transferring glycine dehydrogenase, which produces MFATETAEEKPHADTKTPPPAAALVNLLKHPDCFAHRHIGPNPAEASEMLKLVGFDSLDALARAAVPEKIRLPHPLHLPAALSEQEALGELKQLAAQNQVFRSFIGQGYYDCITPPVIQRGVLENPGWYTQYTPYQAEISQGRLEALLNFQTMASELTALDIANASMLDEATAAAEAMTMSHRLKDGRNTFFISEGCHPQTIEVVRSRARALKIEVVIGNHEKFEFNDQVFGALVQYPDTFGAIHDYSPFVEKAHSAGAMVTVATDLLALTLIKPPGEFGADIAVGSAQRFGVPLGYGGPHAAFFATRDEFKRQMPGRIVGVSKDSRGKPALRLALGTREQHIRREKATSNICTAQALLANMASLYACYHGQKGLKKIAKRIHIIADSFAAAVMTKGFTVDYAEFFDTVGVECESTKKRDEILQRATERSINLRSLGANLILVSFDETSNTAVLAELISIFTGTTVDAVSFEKSLEELEVGFRDQFKRTTPFLQHPVFNRYHSETEMLRYIKRLESRDLSLTASMIPLGSCTMKLNAAAEMFPVSWPEFAKIHPFAPIKQTRGYQKMFEQLETWLAEITGFAGISLQPNAGSQGEYAGLLVIRAYHESRGDTHRNVCLIPTSAHGTNPASAVMAGMNVVAVACDTNGNIDVADLRAKA; this is translated from the coding sequence ATGTTCGCAACGGAAACCGCCGAAGAAAAACCGCACGCCGATACCAAAACCCCGCCGCCCGCCGCTGCTCTCGTGAATTTGCTCAAACATCCTGACTGCTTTGCACATCGTCACATTGGCCCCAATCCCGCCGAAGCGTCGGAGATGCTCAAACTGGTCGGTTTTGATTCGCTCGACGCTTTGGCCCGCGCGGCCGTGCCGGAAAAAATACGCCTTCCACACCCGCTCCATCTCCCCGCGGCACTAAGTGAACAGGAGGCGCTGGGGGAGTTGAAACAACTCGCGGCGCAAAACCAGGTTTTCCGTTCATTTATCGGACAAGGGTACTACGATTGCATCACGCCGCCGGTCATCCAGCGCGGCGTGTTGGAGAATCCCGGCTGGTACACCCAATACACACCCTATCAAGCCGAGATTTCCCAGGGCCGCCTCGAAGCGCTGCTGAATTTCCAGACGATGGCGAGTGAACTCACCGCGCTCGATATCGCCAACGCTTCCATGCTCGACGAGGCCACGGCTGCTGCCGAAGCGATGACGATGTCGCACCGCTTAAAGGATGGCCGGAACACGTTCTTCATCTCCGAAGGCTGCCATCCGCAAACCATCGAAGTTGTCCGCAGCCGCGCACGCGCGCTCAAGATTGAAGTAGTGATCGGCAACCACGAGAAGTTTGAGTTCAACGACCAGGTCTTCGGCGCGCTCGTTCAATATCCCGATACGTTCGGCGCGATTCACGATTACTCTCCGTTTGTTGAGAAAGCTCACTCAGCTGGCGCGATGGTAACGGTCGCGACTGATTTGCTCGCGCTCACGCTCATCAAGCCGCCGGGGGAATTCGGCGCGGACATCGCGGTTGGCAGCGCGCAACGCTTCGGTGTTCCGCTCGGTTACGGCGGACCGCACGCCGCGTTCTTTGCCACTCGTGACGAATTCAAACGCCAGATGCCTGGGCGCATCGTTGGTGTGTCCAAAGATTCACGCGGCAAACCCGCGCTGCGTCTTGCGCTCGGCACTCGCGAGCAACACATCCGCCGCGAGAAAGCCACCAGCAACATCTGCACGGCGCAGGCATTGCTCGCGAATATGGCTTCGCTCTATGCCTGTTATCACGGGCAGAAGGGATTGAAAAAGATTGCCAAGCGCATTCACATCATCGCCGACAGCTTCGCGGCCGCTGTCATGACAAAAGGCTTCACCGTTGATTACGCCGAGTTTTTCGACACGGTTGGCGTGGAATGTGAATCAACCAAGAAACGAGATGAAATTCTCCAGCGTGCAACTGAACGCTCAATCAACTTACGCTCACTCGGAGCGAATCTGATCTTGGTTTCGTTCGATGAAACATCGAACACCGCAGTTTTGGCAGAACTGATTTCAATTTTCACGGGCACGACCGTTGACGCGGTCAGCTTTGAAAAGAGTTTGGAGGAGCTGGAGGTTGGCTTCCGCGACCAATTTAAGCGCACCACGCCTTTCCTCCAGCACCCCGTCTTCAACCGCTACCACTCCGAGACCGAGATGCTTCGCTACATCAAGCGCCTCGAATCGCGCGACCTGTCGCTCACGGCTTCGATGATTCCGCTCGGCTCATGCACCATGAAACTCAACGCCGCGGCGGAAATGTTCCCCGTGTCGTGGCCGGAGTTCGCGAAGATTCATCCGTTCGCGCCCATCAAACAAACGCGCGGTTATCAGAAGATGTTTGAGCAACTCGAAACCTGGCTCGCGGAAATCACCGGGTTCGCTGGCATTTCGCTCCAGCCCAACGCCGGCTCGCAGGGCGAATACGCCGGGTTGCTCGTCATCCGCGCGTATCACGAATCGCGCGGCGACACGCATCGCAACGTCTGTTTGATTCCCACCTCCGCACACGGCACGAACCCCGCCAGTGCCGTCATGGCCGGCATGAATGTCGTCGCCGTCGCGTGCGATACCAACGGCAACATCGACGTCGCCGACCTGCGCGCAAAGGCG